One genomic window of Candidatus Nanohalobium constans includes the following:
- a CDS encoding FAD-dependent oxidoreductase, which produces MKTVIVIGGGIAGLQAGVFTAKAGEETLVLDTGESLVLNTSNIQNLIGHDSVSGSELLKKGKDKLDDFGGEIKEEKVEELEETDGGFKVITEDDEYEAEYIVAASAGDLTYLEDLVEFEDGVEGPYMMDRHVKTDQHNQSTENEKIFAAGLANTWEYQTSVAIGDGAQAAVNLLTDLRGEPFEDHDT; this is translated from the coding sequence ATGAAGACAGTAATCGTAATCGGAGGCGGAATAGCAGGACTTCAAGCAGGAGTCTTTACCGCAAAAGCAGGAGAAGAAACACTTGTACTCGACACAGGAGAAAGCCTAGTGCTGAACACATCAAACATTCAGAATCTGATCGGACATGACTCAGTCTCCGGCAGCGAACTACTCAAAAAAGGAAAAGACAAACTAGACGACTTCGGCGGAGAGATCAAAGAAGAAAAAGTCGAAGAATTAGAAGAAACAGATGGAGGATTCAAAGTAATCACTGAGGACGATGAGTATGAAGCCGAGTATATCGTGGCAGCTTCCGCCGGCGACCTAACCTACCTAGAAGACCTAGTAGAATTCGAGGACGGCGTTGAAGGACCTTACATGATGGATAGACATGTAAAGACTGATCAACACAATCAATCAACTGAGAACGAGAAAATCTTCGCCGCAGGACTAGCCAACACATGGGAGTACCAAACCTCTGTAGCTATCGGAGATGGAGCACAGGCAGCAGTCAATCTCTTAACCGATCTGCGTGGAGAACCATTCGAAGATCACGATACCTAG
- a CDS encoding NUDIX hydrolase codes for MEMPEFSPDYCPDCGNRLDSKFIDGRERLFCEECDDVVWLNPDVAAGFIVRKEDKVLLQKRKIEPHSGKWSIPAGYLELDEKPLEGAKRELREETGLKVTGNTQFVDHVSLKHPDGRRVVVAVYLVGFEGVEGELNREEEEVEKLELWKYEKIQENKADLDYEVYLNLIEKIREE; via the coding sequence ATGGAGATGCCAGAGTTTTCACCTGATTACTGTCCAGACTGCGGAAATAGATTGGATTCAAAGTTCATAGATGGTAGAGAAAGACTTTTCTGCGAAGAATGTGATGATGTTGTCTGGCTGAATCCTGATGTGGCGGCAGGGTTTATCGTCAGAAAAGAGGATAAGGTGTTACTTCAGAAGAGAAAGATTGAACCTCACAGCGGTAAATGGAGTATCCCGGCAGGTTACTTAGAGCTAGATGAAAAACCATTGGAAGGAGCTAAGAGAGAACTTAGAGAGGAGACAGGTCTCAAAGTTACCGGTAATACTCAATTTGTTGACCATGTTTCCCTGAAGCATCCTGATGGTAGACGTGTTGTCGTGGCTGTATACTTAGTAGGTTTTGAGGGTGTTGAGGGAGAGCTTAACCGTGAGGAGGAAGAAGTTGAAAAACTTGAATTATGGAAATACGAAAAAATACAGGAAAACAAGGCAGATCTGGACTACGAAGTTTACCTAAATCTGATAGAAAAAATAAGAGAAGAATAA
- the sod gene encoding superoxide dismutase has protein sequence MNQGLVKLPYDYDALTPYISEQVMEWHHDVHHQGYVDGWNSAEEGLQEQREEGDFSGTGALLNSFTHNFCGNILHEIFWHNMSPNGGGRPEDELMERIEEEFGSYENWKKEFKQAAKSASGWALLVYIPYNNSLHNVAVDKHDDGAVWGAHPILAVDVWEHSYYHDYGPDRGEFIDNFFEVVDWSDVQERYEDISQKFE, from the coding sequence ATGAATCAAGGACTTGTCAAACTACCGTATGATTACGACGCCCTAACCCCGTACATCTCCGAACAAGTGATGGAATGGCATCACGATGTCCACCATCAAGGCTATGTAGACGGCTGGAACAGTGCAGAAGAAGGATTACAGGAACAGAGAGAAGAAGGCGACTTCTCAGGAACGGGAGCACTTCTAAACTCTTTCACTCACAACTTCTGTGGGAATATTCTGCACGAAATCTTCTGGCACAACATGTCTCCAAACGGCGGAGGAAGACCAGAAGATGAACTCATGGAAAGAATTGAAGAAGAATTCGGCAGCTACGAAAACTGGAAGAAAGAGTTCAAACAAGCAGCCAAATCAGCCTCCGGATGGGCACTACTAGTCTACATCCCGTACAACAACTCTCTGCACAATGTAGCAGTCGACAAACACGACGACGGAGCAGTATGGGGAGCACACCCAATCCTGGCAGTTGATGTCTGGGAACACAGCTACTACCACGACTACGGACCAGACCGTGGAGAATTCATCGACAACTTCTTCGAAGTAGTAGACTGGAGCGATGTACAGGAGAGATACGAAGACATCAGTCAGAAGTTCGAATAA
- a CDS encoding NAD(P)-dependent oxidoreductase: protein MTVEKVAWFDTENWEKEYLENKDFPFEIKFFEESLTKDTAAKTEGFDAVSVFVSSQVSSEVIEELDVDIIACRSTGFDHVDIETASEQGIKICNVPRYGANTVAEHAFGLILTLSRRIHEAISKVENGEFDHQGLKGFDLEGKTLGVVGTGSIGQKVIEMAHGFNMDVLASDPYPKEGLEEELGFMYVSMEDLIKKSDIITIHCPLTDENHHLFSEEQFKLMDETVLINTARGELVDTTALIRALENGNVSRAGLDVLEEECVIEEDIEILGDISDECDPQKIVEDHILMERDDVVVTPHNAFNSREALQRIEDKTLENIEKGRNTVN from the coding sequence ATGACAGTAGAAAAAGTCGCCTGGTTTGACACAGAAAACTGGGAGAAAGAATACCTTGAGAACAAGGATTTCCCCTTTGAGATAAAATTCTTTGAGGAAAGCTTAACCAAGGATACAGCAGCCAAGACAGAAGGTTTTGATGCAGTATCCGTCTTTGTTTCTTCCCAGGTCAGCTCTGAAGTAATTGAGGAGTTAGATGTCGATATAATCGCTTGTAGGTCTACAGGATTCGATCATGTCGACATTGAAACAGCCTCAGAACAAGGCATCAAAATATGCAATGTCCCAAGATATGGTGCTAATACGGTAGCAGAACACGCATTCGGTTTAATCCTAACACTTTCCAGGAGGATTCACGAGGCGATTAGTAAGGTAGAGAACGGTGAGTTTGACCATCAAGGGCTGAAGGGTTTTGATCTTGAGGGGAAAACGCTGGGAGTTGTAGGGACGGGCAGTATAGGTCAGAAAGTTATCGAAATGGCACACGGATTTAACATGGATGTCCTAGCATCTGACCCATACCCCAAAGAGGGCTTGGAAGAAGAGCTAGGCTTCATGTATGTCTCGATGGAAGACTTGATCAAAAAGTCTGATATAATAACTATTCACTGTCCTTTAACTGATGAAAACCACCACTTATTCTCTGAGGAACAGTTCAAGCTAATGGATGAAACTGTTCTGATTAATACGGCTCGTGGAGAGTTAGTAGATACAACTGCGCTGATAAGAGCATTGGAAAACGGGAATGTTTCCCGGGCAGGACTTGATGTACTGGAAGAGGAATGTGTTATAGAGGAAGACATTGAGATCCTGGGTGATATCAGTGATGAATGCGACCCACAGAAGATAGTGGAAGATCATATCTTGATGGAGCGGGATGATGTAGTAGTGACTCCTCATAACGCTTTCAACAGTAGAGAAGCACTTCAGAGGATAGAAGATAAAACTCTAGAGAATATCGAAAAAGGAAGAAATACGGTGAACTGA
- a CDS encoding ABC transporter ATP-binding protein yields the protein MSVIRADNLSKEFDDVDALRDVSFKVDEGEIIGVLGPNGAGKSTLIKVLSGQMNRDSGEVRVLGKDPDKEGVKLREDIGILPEREDPPSFLTGKEFMDFCSDIRGEEFVDSKWVQRLNLGGDLNKITHDLSKGERQKLMIAQSFFHEPEIVFIDEPLINLDPFIQEEAKKIFQEHRDDGGTVFMCTHVVELAEELCDRVFFMDDGEIVEEVTEVENLREKFFESQ from the coding sequence ATGAGTGTTATCAGGGCAGATAACTTGTCCAAAGAATTTGATGATGTGGATGCTCTTCGAGATGTTTCTTTCAAAGTTGATGAAGGAGAGATTATTGGTGTTCTAGGTCCTAACGGGGCAGGAAAATCCACATTGATTAAGGTTCTGTCCGGCCAGATGAATCGTGATTCTGGCGAAGTCAGAGTTCTTGGTAAAGACCCTGATAAGGAAGGAGTTAAACTGAGAGAGGATATAGGTATTCTGCCTGAACGAGAGGATCCACCAAGCTTTTTGACTGGGAAAGAGTTCATGGATTTCTGCAGCGATATCCGCGGTGAAGAGTTTGTTGATAGTAAATGGGTTCAAAGGTTGAACCTGGGCGGAGACTTGAATAAAATTACGCATGATTTGTCGAAAGGTGAGCGCCAGAAACTGATGATTGCCCAGTCTTTCTTCCACGAACCTGAAATCGTATTTATCGACGAACCGTTGATTAATTTAGATCCTTTTATCCAGGAAGAGGCTAAGAAAATATTCCAGGAGCATCGGGACGATGGCGGTACTGTTTTCATGTGCACTCATGTCGTTGAACTAGCTGAGGAGTTGTGTGATAGAGTATTTTTCATGGATGATGGCGAGATTGTTGAGGAGGTAACGGAAGTGGAAAACCTTCGAGAAAAGTTCTTTGAGTCACAATGA
- a CDS encoding TraB/GumN family protein: MKQEITVDGKEITVVGTAHVSEESRREVRQTIEEVQPDLVGIELDEDRLNSLREDSGWKDLDLSEAIKEGKAPLLLVNLFLSIYQRHLGIQEGTKPGQEMLEAVEAAEENSIEYSLLDRDINETLSRAFSQLTIWEKIKLTGSIFAGKEEMNVEELKEGDMLDGIVSELEKQLPSLNKVFLEERNTFMAEKLMEQDFDRAVVVVGAAHVKGMIEDIEEQKKYSIQDGKSISWTKIISYGVPAFIIAGLGYAFYQIGFSTGVDATAFWILSNGILAMFGAIIARSHISTWITSFIAAPLTSLDPALGAGMVASYAEAKFHPPTIEEMEEVTKVENYRSLWDNQAGRVLLTFFFVTLGSAAATFLSAGFIASLIGL; the protein is encoded by the coding sequence GTGAAACAGGAAATCACGGTAGACGGAAAAGAGATCACCGTAGTCGGGACAGCACATGTATCGGAAGAAAGCCGCAGAGAAGTAAGACAGACAATAGAAGAGGTTCAGCCCGACCTTGTGGGAATAGAACTGGATGAGGATAGGCTAAACTCTTTGAGGGAAGACTCAGGATGGAAAGACTTAGACCTATCGGAAGCTATCAAGGAAGGTAAAGCACCTTTACTGCTTGTAAATCTTTTTCTCTCAATATACCAACGACATCTTGGAATACAAGAAGGAACGAAACCAGGACAGGAAATGCTGGAAGCAGTAGAGGCTGCAGAAGAAAACAGTATCGAATACTCGTTGCTCGATAGAGACATAAATGAGACACTTAGCAGAGCATTCTCACAACTAACAATCTGGGAGAAAATAAAGCTTACAGGCTCCATATTCGCAGGAAAAGAAGAGATGAATGTAGAGGAACTAAAAGAGGGTGATATGCTGGACGGAATAGTATCAGAACTTGAAAAACAACTCCCATCACTCAACAAAGTCTTCCTGGAAGAAAGAAACACTTTCATGGCAGAGAAACTGATGGAACAGGATTTTGACCGAGCTGTAGTTGTAGTAGGAGCTGCACATGTCAAAGGAATGATAGAAGATATCGAAGAACAGAAAAAATACTCAATTCAAGACGGAAAAAGTATTTCATGGACGAAAATCATAAGTTATGGAGTCCCTGCATTTATTATAGCAGGTCTAGGTTATGCATTCTATCAAATCGGTTTTTCAACCGGTGTTGATGCAACAGCGTTCTGGATACTGAGTAACGGGATTTTGGCTATGTTTGGAGCAATAATAGCTCGATCACATATCTCTACATGGATCACTTCATTTATTGCCGCACCTCTAACTTCTCTGGATCCTGCTCTGGGTGCTGGAATGGTTGCCTCGTATGCGGAAGCCAAGTTCCACCCGCCAACAATAGAGGAAATGGAGGAAGTGACCAAGGTAGAGAACTATCGCAGTCTGTGGGATAATCAGGCGGGTCGAGTACTTTTGACATTTTTCTTCGTAACTCTAGGTAGCGCAGCCGCAACATTCCTGTCAGCTGGCTTCATCGCCTCACTGATCGGACTTTAA
- a CDS encoding rhomboid family intramembrane serine protease, with the protein MEKQKTGFNYTALKLCSLLVAVYTIQTFSGFNPGFKPGEPFWKFFTSIIGHSGIEHLTNNLFFIALFGSIYEKWTSSKTFLTTFLISALAGNLTAFIFYPNSFIIGASAGGMGVMAALAAYRPNQIGLGLGVPLPMWAVLLSYILIDLSGLTAATNVANEAHLLGVLAGSIIGIQLRDKKYGKEKNSDNTELEDSWKQKIRDWEEKWMID; encoded by the coding sequence GTGGAAAAACAGAAAACAGGATTTAATTACACTGCATTAAAGCTGTGCAGCCTACTAGTAGCAGTCTACACCATCCAAACATTCTCCGGATTTAACCCCGGTTTCAAACCAGGTGAACCCTTCTGGAAGTTCTTCACATCAATAATCGGTCACTCCGGAATAGAACACCTGACAAACAACCTGTTCTTCATAGCACTCTTCGGCTCAATCTACGAAAAATGGACATCATCAAAAACATTCCTAACTACTTTCCTAATTTCCGCATTAGCCGGGAATTTGACAGCATTCATATTCTACCCAAACTCGTTTATAATCGGAGCATCAGCCGGAGGAATGGGAGTAATGGCAGCACTAGCAGCCTACCGCCCAAACCAAATCGGCTTAGGGCTTGGAGTACCACTACCCATGTGGGCAGTACTACTTTCCTACATACTTATCGACCTATCCGGTCTAACAGCAGCAACCAATGTAGCCAACGAAGCACACCTACTAGGAGTACTAGCAGGAAGCATAATCGGCATCCAACTCAGAGACAAAAAATACGGCAAAGAAAAAAACAGCGACAACACTGAATTAGAAGATTCCTGGAAACAGAAAATCAGGGATTGGGAAGAAAAATGGATGATAGACTAG
- a CDS encoding aminoacyl--tRNA ligase-related protein — MRRSDLFATVSKESVSDADCRSEELAIKAGLIHSYGSGTFGYTHLGKKVLDNIEEVIRDEIDEVAQEVRMNLLQTSKLWKESGRWKDFEGEEFFHFKNRDDKDFCLAATHEEAVVGMARKFVRSYRDLDFTVYQIGRKFRDDHARKGLLRAKEFTMKDAYSFHRNEDKLDRKFEEMMEVYRRIFDRIGLEYSVVGADNGSMGGDTSREFIAEAEVGSDTYMKCRGCEFGTKNLEASECRECGSELEKVNGIEVGHCFKLGTRYSSSMNLDFTTEEGENKSVVMGCYGIGVSRLISAIIEQSNDDQGITWNREVAAFDTAVVLASEEEKACNKAEKIYQDLSEEEEILLYEGEMSIGEKFAEADLIGVNRKVIVGNNFLENGVIEVEDRTGHTELVKEVAK, encoded by the coding sequence ATGAGACGCAGTGATTTGTTCGCCACTGTATCCAAAGAGTCTGTCTCAGATGCTGACTGCCGTAGCGAAGAGTTGGCGATTAAAGCAGGTCTGATTCACAGTTACGGCTCAGGAACCTTTGGATACACTCATCTCGGGAAGAAAGTGCTCGATAACATTGAAGAAGTAATTAGAGATGAGATAGATGAGGTAGCTCAAGAAGTCAGAATGAATCTCCTGCAGACCTCTAAACTATGGAAAGAAAGTGGTCGGTGGAAAGACTTCGAGGGGGAAGAGTTCTTCCACTTCAAAAACAGAGATGACAAGGATTTCTGTCTAGCAGCAACACATGAAGAAGCAGTGGTTGGAATGGCTCGAAAGTTTGTAAGAAGCTACAGAGATCTCGACTTCACAGTTTATCAGATTGGTCGTAAGTTCCGTGATGACCATGCTAGGAAAGGACTTCTAAGGGCTAAAGAATTCACGATGAAGGATGCCTACAGCTTCCACAGAAATGAAGACAAACTTGATAGGAAATTTGAAGAGATGATGGAAGTCTACCGCAGAATCTTTGACAGAATAGGACTTGAGTACTCTGTGGTAGGTGCTGATAACGGCTCAATGGGTGGAGATACCTCAAGGGAGTTCATCGCCGAGGCAGAGGTCGGTAGCGACACCTACATGAAATGCAGAGGCTGTGAGTTTGGCACTAAAAACCTAGAGGCTTCAGAATGCCGTGAATGCGGATCTGAACTAGAAAAAGTAAATGGCATTGAGGTTGGTCACTGCTTCAAACTTGGCACTAGATACAGCAGCTCAATGAACTTAGACTTCACTACTGAGGAAGGAGAGAACAAATCGGTGGTCATGGGCTGTTACGGCATCGGAGTTTCCCGCCTGATTTCAGCTATTATCGAACAAAGCAACGATGATCAAGGGATAACCTGGAACCGGGAAGTTGCAGCATTTGACACAGCAGTAGTCCTCGCTAGCGAAGAAGAAAAAGCCTGTAACAAGGCGGAGAAAATTTATCAGGACCTAAGTGAGGAAGAGGAAATTCTTCTCTACGAGGGAGAAATGTCGATCGGTGAGAAATTTGCCGAAGCAGATCTGATAGGAGTGAACAGGAAAGTTATCGTCGGCAACAATTTTCTCGAGAATGGAGTTATCGAAGTAGAAGATAGAACAGGTCATACCGAACTCGTCAAGGAGGTGGCAAAATAA
- a CDS encoding type II toxin-antitoxin system RelE family toxin, translated as MKLEVRDGAVEDLKEMDEQVQRQIRTKMEELRESPLGENTSLMSKQGLEIFRLKLKDDELDHRVFFKLDGRKVVVLGVEHRDDAYTQKSIQRIKARV; from the coding sequence ATGAAACTCGAAGTACGGGACGGTGCTGTCGAGGACCTGAAGGAAATGGATGAACAGGTTCAGAGACAGATACGGACCAAGATGGAGGAATTGAGGGAAAGCCCTCTCGGTGAGAATACCTCTCTTATGAGCAAGCAGGGTCTGGAGATCTTTCGATTGAAGCTCAAGGACGACGAGCTGGACCACAGAGTTTTCTTCAAGCTTGACGGCAGGAAGGTCGTGGTTCTTGGTGTCGAACACCGCGACGATGCCTACACACAGAAGTCGATACAAAGAATCAAGGCACGGGTCTGA
- a CDS encoding ribbon-helix-helix domain-containing protein, giving the protein MASLTIKLPDNQKNEIEAVAERKNYNSTSEYVREALRDKVEEDLVLRPEIAEKLRRRLREYEEGESDGYTLEELDEELGLSE; this is encoded by the coding sequence GTGGCATCGTTGACGATCAAACTTCCAGATAACCAGAAAAACGAGATCGAAGCCGTAGCTGAGAGGAAAAACTACAACAGTACCTCTGAGTATGTCCGTGAAGCACTCCGTGACAAGGTCGAAGAAGATCTTGTACTGCGGCCAGAGATAGCGGAGAAGCTACGGAGACGGTTGAGAGAGTACGAGGAAGGCGAGTCAGATGGTTACACGCTGGAAGAGTTGGACGAGGAGCTTGGGTTGTCTGAATGA
- the lysS gene encoding lysine--tRNA ligase: MSEQPLFWSDQLAFGVTRKFPDQDTYVCASGISPSGLVHAGNFREIITTDFVVKSLKNRGEDVRFIYSWDDYDRFRKVPSNVPDEWEQYLGLPLVEVPDPEGCHDSYADHFEARLEEELEGMHMDIEFIRQSKKFKNGDYTEQIKHAMQNREEIKQILDKYRKEPLEEPYFPLRVYCKECGKDYTEVTDYDGEYTVEYHCDECGEDLELNFKEHPSVKLPWRVDWPMRWKYEGVDFEPAGKEHSASGGSRDTGNELAEKIFDKEPPVHQMYEFVTKDGGKISSSSGEDVFTITELKKVYSPEMIRFLFSNTKPNKAFEIPFEDEEIFQRYEKFDKIEHQYFNPDELDNDRERKHRKRVYEIAMVEIPDEEPVRVPFKQASFIAQTVPEEKWESKGFESLRRTGHLPEEISEEDKQRTLERLERAKNWARDYAPEEYVYEINYEVSEEIKEKLSEEEREAAKLLAEMLETEDWTDQDDLDGKIFDVKEESELGTGEFFDAMYKVMLGRESGPRLSRLILSIGSEDTAEILRQAT, encoded by the coding sequence ATGAGTGAACAGCCGCTGTTTTGGTCAGATCAACTGGCCTTCGGAGTAACACGCAAATTCCCAGACCAAGACACATATGTCTGCGCATCAGGGATCAGTCCTTCAGGCCTTGTACATGCTGGAAATTTCCGGGAGATAATTACAACCGACTTTGTTGTCAAGTCTTTGAAGAATAGGGGCGAAGATGTTCGATTTATCTATTCCTGGGATGATTACGACCGTTTCAGAAAGGTTCCTTCCAATGTACCTGATGAATGGGAGCAGTATCTTGGACTTCCGCTTGTGGAAGTGCCTGACCCGGAAGGATGCCACGACAGCTACGCCGACCACTTCGAAGCCCGACTAGAGGAAGAACTGGAAGGCATGCACATGGACATAGAATTCATCAGGCAAAGCAAGAAATTCAAGAACGGCGACTACACAGAACAAATCAAACATGCAATGCAGAACAGGGAAGAAATCAAACAAATACTCGACAAATACAGGAAAGAACCACTCGAAGAACCATACTTCCCACTAAGAGTCTACTGCAAAGAATGCGGCAAAGACTATACAGAAGTAACGGACTACGACGGCGAATACACTGTAGAATACCACTGCGATGAATGTGGAGAAGATCTAGAGTTGAACTTCAAAGAACATCCTTCTGTCAAACTTCCATGGCGTGTAGACTGGCCTATGCGCTGGAAATATGAAGGAGTCGACTTTGAACCAGCAGGGAAAGAACACTCTGCATCAGGAGGAAGCAGAGACACAGGGAACGAGCTAGCGGAGAAAATATTCGACAAAGAACCACCAGTCCACCAGATGTACGAATTCGTGACAAAAGACGGCGGAAAGATTTCCTCGAGTTCTGGAGAAGATGTATTCACGATTACAGAGTTGAAGAAAGTCTACAGCCCGGAAATGATACGATTCCTGTTCTCCAACACAAAGCCAAACAAGGCATTCGAGATACCTTTCGAGGATGAGGAAATATTCCAGAGATACGAGAAATTCGACAAGATAGAACACCAGTACTTCAACCCGGACGAGCTCGACAACGACAGAGAAAGAAAGCACAGGAAACGCGTATACGAAATAGCGATGGTAGAAATACCGGATGAAGAGCCTGTCCGAGTTCCGTTCAAACAGGCATCTTTCATCGCACAGACAGTACCAGAGGAAAAGTGGGAGAGTAAAGGTTTCGAATCACTTCGAAGAACCGGTCACCTGCCGGAAGAAATCTCCGAAGAAGACAAACAGAGAACTTTAGAAAGATTAGAAAGAGCCAAGAACTGGGCAAGAGACTACGCTCCCGAAGAATATGTCTACGAGATAAACTACGAAGTATCAGAAGAGATAAAGGAAAAACTTAGCGAAGAAGAAAGAGAAGCAGCAAAGCTGTTGGCAGAAATGCTGGAAACAGAGGACTGGACAGATCAAGACGACTTAGATGGTAAAATCTTTGATGTAAAGGAAGAATCAGAGCTTGGAACAGGAGAGTTCTTCGATGCAATGTACAAAGTTATGCTAGGTAGAGAAAGCGGTCCGAGACTTTCCCGACTAATTCTTTCGATAGGATCAGAAGATACTGCAGAAATCCTACGACAAGCTACATAG
- a CDS encoding site-2 protease family protein: MDTATLRFGFLLGMVGLIFALLWRDRENVERSGILFYRRTKNGLDLIDRVAKRFPRFWKVYSWGGVLAAAVSVPLIFYSIYELVLKVVRTGQPAEGAGVVYPSTGSTISQSAGAIGVPAEYWFISIGILMVVHELSHGVIARAQDFDINSVGVLVLGVIPGAFVEPKGSGLPGDDGGDEAKPHGAWDQGDWISRVKVLAAGSWANYLTAGLFLVLALGFTSATSNPAGIVYQAQDDFPAGEAGMTNGTLQAVGNQTVADISDIKAATEGLQSGDSLELVTTEGNFSVTATSKEGFDGGYLGLQFLSVDREYKDGLKSFSGFLSWFGGLLNIVAFLNLGIGMFNMFPAKPLDGGHILDAVIERFAGEEYTQYVNAWSGAVLLLLVGVIVYSIIGPF, translated from the coding sequence ATGGATACTGCGACTTTGAGATTCGGTTTTCTTTTGGGTATGGTTGGTTTGATTTTTGCACTTTTGTGGCGTGATCGGGAGAATGTTGAACGCTCTGGAATTCTTTTCTATCGGAGGACGAAGAATGGTTTGGATCTTATTGACCGGGTTGCTAAGAGGTTTCCTCGTTTCTGGAAGGTTTATTCTTGGGGCGGGGTTTTGGCTGCGGCTGTGTCTGTGCCGTTGATTTTTTACTCCATTTATGAACTTGTTTTGAAGGTTGTGCGGACGGGTCAGCCAGCCGAGGGTGCTGGAGTGGTTTATCCTTCTACCGGGAGCACTATTTCTCAGAGTGCAGGTGCTATCGGTGTGCCTGCTGAGTACTGGTTTATTTCGATTGGAATACTAATGGTTGTCCATGAGTTGAGTCATGGTGTTATTGCGAGGGCTCAGGACTTCGATATTAATTCTGTAGGTGTCTTGGTGCTTGGAGTTATTCCGGGTGCTTTTGTTGAGCCGAAGGGTAGTGGTTTGCCTGGTGATGATGGAGGTGATGAGGCTAAGCCTCACGGTGCCTGGGATCAGGGAGACTGGATTTCCCGTGTCAAGGTTTTGGCGGCTGGAAGCTGGGCGAACTATCTTACTGCTGGTTTGTTCCTGGTACTGGCTTTAGGTTTTACTTCAGCAACCTCTAATCCCGCGGGAATTGTTTATCAGGCTCAGGATGACTTTCCTGCTGGTGAAGCCGGTATGACGAACGGTACTCTTCAGGCTGTCGGAAATCAGACTGTGGCTGATATTTCGGATATCAAGGCTGCTACCGAGGGTTTGCAGTCAGGTGATTCGTTAGAATTGGTTACTACTGAGGGAAACTTTTCTGTCACAGCTACTTCGAAGGAAGGATTTGATGGAGGTTATCTGGGGCTTCAGTTCCTAAGTGTTGATAGAGAGTACAAGGATGGTCTGAAATCTTTCAGCGGGTTTTTGTCCTGGTTCGGAGGCTTACTGAATATTGTGGCGTTTCTGAACCTGGGTATTGGAATGTTTAACATGTTCCCTGCTAAGCCGCTTGATGGGGGTCATATCTTGGATGCAGTTATTGAACGGTTTGCTGGTGAGGAGTATACTCAGTATGTGAATGCCTGGTCAGGAGCAGTTCTTTTGCTGTTGGTTGGTGTTATAGTTTACAGCATCATCGGTCCGTTCTAG
- a CDS encoding 2Fe-2S iron-sulfur cluster-binding protein: MTHKIEVVDRDEVVEAEDGQDILQALLHGGVEWMHACGGFCNCTTCRVKVEEGMENLSEMQEDEKNTLRRFQGEEVLEGPFRLSCQADVHGDIKISEPEWY; this comes from the coding sequence ATGACTCATAAAATTGAAGTCGTTGATAGGGACGAAGTAGTTGAGGCTGAGGACGGACAAGATATACTTCAGGCTCTGCTGCATGGCGGTGTTGAATGGATGCATGCCTGTGGTGGTTTCTGCAACTGTACTACTTGTCGTGTCAAGGTGGAAGAGGGTATGGAGAATCTTAGTGAGATGCAGGAGGATGAGAAGAATACTCTGCGGCGTTTCCAGGGAGAAGAAGTCTTGGAAGGTCCTTTCCGATTGAGTTGTCAGGCTGATGTTCACGGCGATATCAAGATTTCGGAGCCGGAGTGGTACTGA
- a CDS encoding metal-dependent hydrolase translates to MNPRSHAVISLVLGLLLGVLKQELFVEVVFVAFVSGTLIDVDHFVVGRFVHGDWRFLKSTFSSFWASVTDVQSVVGEEEEFGPLYRIFSHSVILMILMIAGFYSDILLIEVAAVSTGVHLLSDLYADVFLW, encoded by the coding sequence ATGAATCCTAGGAGTCATGCGGTAATTTCTCTTGTTCTCGGTCTTTTGCTTGGAGTTTTGAAGCAGGAGTTGTTTGTTGAGGTTGTCTTTGTGGCTTTTGTTTCCGGTACTTTGATTGATGTGGATCACTTTGTGGTTGGTCGTTTTGTGCATGGTGACTGGCGTTTTTTGAAGTCTACTTTCTCCAGTTTCTGGGCTTCGGTAACGGATGTTCAATCGGTTGTCGGTGAAGAGGAAGAGTTTGGACCACTTTACAGGATTTTCTCTCATTCAGTGATACTGATGATTTTGATGATTGCTGGTTTCTACAGTGATATTTTACTGATTGAGGTTGCCGCTGTTTCTACAGGAGTTCATCTGTTGTCTGATCTGTATGCGGATGTGTTTCTCTGGTAA